In a single window of the Vicia villosa cultivar HV-30 ecotype Madison, WI unplaced genomic scaffold, Vvil1.0 ctg.000048F_1_1, whole genome shotgun sequence genome:
- the LOC131623034 gene encoding BAHD acyltransferase DCR — translation MSSEVVKKEGSLNLKITSKSYVKPDEKIGKKQYQLVTFDLPYLAFYYNQKLIFYKGGNFEENVEKLKNGLGVVLKEFHQLAGRIGKDEEGVFLVEYDDDMEGVEVVETVANEVSVEDLTVAESNASLKELIPYGGICNLEGMHRPLLAVQLTKLKDGLAMGLAFNHAVLDGTSTWHFMTSWAEICSGTPSTTAQPFLDRTKARNTRVKLDLSLPEPKAPPPSTNGEAKPESEGVPPLANGGAKLEPVLREKIFKFSESAIDKIKSTVNENLPSDGSKPFSTFQALSTHIWRHVTLARDLKPEDYTVFTVFVDCRKRVDPPMPEAYFGNLIQAIFTVTAAGLLSAHPPQFGASLIQKAIEAHDANAIDRRNKEWESSPKIFEFKDAGINCVAVGSSPRFKVYDIDFGWGRPENVRSGTNNKFNGMIYLYPGKSGGRSIDVELTLEPEAMGKLEQDKEFLMENII, via the exons ATGTCAAGTGAAGTAGTGAAGAAAGAAGGGTCTCTAAATCTGAAAATCACTAGCAAAAGCTATGTGAAGCCAGATGAAAAAATAGGGAAAAAACAGTATCAATTGGTCACATTTGACCTACCCTACTTGGCTTTTTACTATAaccaaaaattgattttttacaaaggaggtaactTTGAGGAGAATGTTGAGAAGCTGAAAAATGGGCTTGGTGTTGTTTTGAAGGAGTTTCATCAACTTGCTGGAAGAATAGGAAAAGATGAAGAGGGTGTTTTCTTGGTTGAATATGATGATGATATGGAGggtgttgaagttgttgaaaccGTTGCTAATGAGGTTAGTGTTGAAGATCTAACCGTTGCTGAAAGTAATGCTAGTTTGAAGGAATTGATTCCTTATGGTGGAATCTGTAATTTGGAAGGCATGCATAGACCTTTGTTGGCTGTTCAG TTGACAAAGCTCAAAGATGGGCTCGCCATGGGCTTGGCTTTTAACCATGCTGTCCTTGATGGAACTTCCACTTGGCACTTCATGACTTCATGGGCCGAGATATGCAGCGGTACACCCTCCACAACAGCCCAACCATTTTTGGATCGGACCAAGGCCCGAAACACACGCGTGAAGCTTGATCTCTCTCTACCTGAGCCCAAAGCTCCACCACCATCGACTAATGGTGAGGCAAAGCCAGAGAGCGAAGGTGTTCCACCATTAGCCAATGGTGGGGCAAAGCTCGAGCCTGTATTAAGAGAAAAGATCTTCAAATTCTCTGAATCAGCTATCGACAAGATTAAGTCAACAGTGAATGAAAACCTTCCATCCGACGGTTCAAAACCATTCTCAACATTCCAAGCTCTCTCCACTCATATTTGGCGCCACGTGACTTTAGCACGTGACCTAAAACCCGAAGATTACACAGTTTTCACTGTTTTCGTGGATTGTAGAAAACGAGTGGATCCACCAATGCCAGAGGCCTACTTCGGAAACCTAATTCAAGCCATATTCACGGTCACGGCCGCGGGACTTTTGTCGGCCCACCCGCCACAATTCGGTGCATCCTTGATCCAAAAGGCAATCGAAGCCCATGACGCCAATGCTATCGACCGACGTAACAAAGAGTGGGAGAGTTCACCCAAGATATTTGAATTCAAAGATGCTGGAATCAATTGTGTGGCAGTTGGAAGTTCACCAAGGTTTAAGGTTTATGACATTGATTTTGGATGGGGGAGGCCAGAGAATGTGAGAAGTGGAACTAAT